Sequence from the Balaenoptera acutorostrata chromosome 4, mBalAcu1.1, whole genome shotgun sequence genome:
TGCTCCTACTGTTATTTTCTGCTGCTACAGTGAAACAGCTCTTCCTTTATTCAAGTAGTGGAAATATGTTACTAGGACTCATTAGGTTTATCATTTGAAGCATGATGAACCATTATATCAATGTCATTCTCAGTGTGTTTATTTGGCTTTGGAATTAGGCTTGTACCCCAAGAGatcatttcctccttttctttcataGTCCACTGCCACTAAAAATAAATTGACAGTCAGTTCTCTGTTATTCTCACTAATGGACAAGGGAAGAGGAAAGGCTCTAATATAAAgtcctaaaatatttatatttgattttcaaataccTGGTATATCACCCTCTACTGAGAAAGTGTAACATGCTCACTATCAAGGAGAAATGCTTGAAGGAACTCCATCTGTTATCACAGAGCAGTTATTAAGGGTGAATCTGGGACTGTGAAGCAATCTCACCCCTCTGCATCACTCTTTACTTTCAAagcaaagtattttattttcaaagcaaaGCATTAGTTGTTAGTAATCAAGGCAGCTTGAAAAAGAGAGAGCAGGTAGCCAGAGCATAGTTTAATTATACTCTGTTTAAACATAACTGAAGTTTAAACATAAGCCGAAGGTGAAGATTTTGAAGTTTCAGATATAGCTCTTGTATAACTCTTCCCTTCACTTCTAAAATAACTTTAAGAAAAAGCAATCATGAAATCCAATTACCTGACCAGTTTGGTACAACCAGGCTAACAAAGAGAGTTAGTGGATATGATGCGAAGAGTGTCTTTGTAGTCAAGGAAGCCTGTGATGTTATTCCTCACAACCCCAAAGTACCCCAAATTAAGGTGACTATCCAGAGAACACCTTAAAAGGGGGCTATGCAGGGGTGGAACAGTCACACAGTGCCATTTCCATTTGTTAAATATGAGGTATTCAATCAATGTATTTCTGTGATAAATTCTTTCCTTTGGATTTAGGTGAACGGCCTGTGAGAGTTTATGCAGATGGAAtatttgacttatttcattctGGTCATGCCCGGGCTCTGATGCAAGCAAAGAACCTTTTCCCTAATACATATCTCATTGTGGGAGGTAAGAAAACATCTGATGACTTTAGGTGCTGTccagaaaaaaattatggtaGCCTCTTTTCTCCTATCTTTATAACCCGAGTACATTGCCTCTTATGTTGGTTTTCAAATGAGAGACATAGTGCAGCctctttaaaatgtgaaatatatgaagaacatGAAGTATATAAAACCTGAACTGTATAAACCTGGAGAGAGAAGCTCTAAGCTCATTGACTTGAGACGTCCAGGGTTTATCTCGCTGGTTTTGGCTGGGTTTCTGCAGTCTGACCCccggtgggggcgggggtggtcaGAATAGCATTAAGAATAAATGCTACTTAAGAAGAGCATTTGCTTTAGATTTCAGTTTATCATTCTGAGTCAACTGAAGTACAAAAGTCTGCTAAGCTAATGTTATGTGGTCCAGTCCAGTCTAATAAAAGTAtaataggaaaacattttttaaaactgttaattGATACAGAGATGCACAGTAGTTTCATTTCAAAGCCAAAGATCTTAGTCCTCCGTTGTATCCTCTCCTCTCCAAAGTGTGAACATATTTAGTGAATGTTGCTCCTGAAGGTGTATCTTGGATTAGGAAAAGCATTGTTATCCAGACTGAGCTACATCCAGAAGACTCTTATCCAGGCTGGGGAGATTGGTTATGAGAGGTTGGGAAATGAGAGGTTGATGATTGAGGAGTGGTTAAGCAGAGGGGACTTTGACTTACAACCTTATGTTGTGGTGAACTCAGTTTGCAGTGATGAGCTAACACACAACTTCAAAGGCTTCACCGTGATGAATGAAACTGAGCGCTATGATGCAGTGCAGCACTGCCGCTATGTGGATGAGGTGGTGAGGAATGCCCCCTGGACCCTGACACCAGAGTTCCTGGCAGAACACCGGGTAAGAAACTGAGCACAGGTTTCCATTCCCTGTTCTGGAATTTCCTCAACTTTCAAGACTTCTGGTACTGTGGCTAGTTTTCCACTAGCCTTATTTTACTTCTATCTTCTATGTAAATTTCACATAGAAGAGGTAACAGTGTTATTGCTTCTAATAATAGTCATCCCTGACATTTTTCTTGGGTTTGATGGTTTACAAGCACTTTTGCATCCATTATATTTCATTTGTTCCCCACAAAAATCCTATTGGGTAGTTAttagttatttccactttacaTATAAGAACAGGGCCAGAGAGGCCAAATAACCAGGTCACACTCTAGCAGGGCTAGAAATTGAactcttcagggcttccctggtggcgcagtggttgggaatccgcctgccaatgcagggacatgggttcgggccctggtccgggaaggttccacatgctgcggagcagctggacctgtgtgccacaactactgagcctgtgctctagagcctgtgagccacaactactgagcctgcgcaccataactactgaagcccacgtgccgagagcccgtgctctgcaacaagagaagccaccacaatgagaagcccgtgcaccgcaacgaagactagtccccactcgccacaactagagaaagcctgcacgcagcaacgaagacccaacgcagccaaaaataaatgatttaaaaaaaaacttataaaaaaaaaagaaattgaactcTTCAGTTATGTGAGTCTGtcacacaccccccccaccccattatAGGCGTATCCATCCTCACAGCATATCGGTCTTTTTAGAGTATACACAGCCCCAGACATGCTCTCAAGGAGTTCACATTCCAGGAAATAAGATACATAAACATAGACTTCTCTTGTATTGACTTAAATTTAGTTTCAAGACTTTTGATTTCAGGCTAGAAATTATGTGGGATCAGAAACCAGGGAGGTTTCTCACTTTTTCTCAGTGAGTTGGTATTATAAAAAACTcttatctcctttttattttcccaCATTAAAGCAACAGGTTTCCTACAAAAGAGGGGTTTATAGCTGAGAAGAATTTATCAGGTCATGTTGGAGGCCCTCGAGCTTGAGGAACCAGCAAGCATATTGTCAGTTCTCTACAGTGGTGTGTAGAATGTTGAAGGTGAATTGTTCAATGAGGCAGGAAAGAACAAAAGTAGCCAAAGTGCTTCAAAAGCAGTATTTGGGTAGGCCTGAAGCTAAGGGATATTTGTTATAACTATTTAGGTTTAAGACAGAACTTTTATAGTTCTCTAGCTTTACTGCTTCAACATTTAGCAGCCAATGGTACCAAAGGTGAGGAGCAAGATTATTCTCAGCAACATAGCCAGGCAAGCCCAGGCAGAAGAGGTTAGAGGAACTtccatatttccttttctccttgttAGCAGTGTGTCCTCAACCATGAGTCTTGCTTGCTCACCATTCTTATTTTCAATTTGCTGCCTATGGATCCCTGACAAGTTGTTCATGGGTAATTGAGATGTTAGCTGAGAGTCCCTGACATAGTCCTGATGAGCGTACTTCACATTACAGTGGCTTCTGGGAGCTGGGTGTGGTGGTATTAGCAATTATATTAGCAAAGGGCATATGGCCTATTCAGGAAGGAGTAAATGAGAGAGGTTTAGAAAGATTATTGATCCCAGTGTGAGAGGTATTGACAGTAGTAAAATAATAGATCTGAGACTTAAAGGTCTTTTATGGCCTTGGGCTTTGCATTTCTCAGGAGTACAGATGTATCTATTCTAGTAAAAGTGCTCTtggttgatatttttatattcccaCTCATCTCATGGACTGAGAGAGAAACCAGTTAACAAAGAAGTGACCTCTTTCTCATATTTTTAGAAACCCTATTTGACCCATCCTTGTAGACCCAGGAGGGTGGGgagatttcctttcttctttccttgatTCCACCCACTAACTAGCATACCAGAAAATCCTCTAGGCCTATTTACCACAGCATGGTGACTGGTATACAGTGTGAGGGTAGCACTTCCAGTAGACCAGGAGGAATAGCTAAAAAAGAAACTGGCTAGCTTCATGTTTATGATCCACGAATAATTAGGTTGGGTGGCTTGTGAATGAATTGTGGAATTTATGAGCAAAGCgaagagagataaagagaaaagttCATTTGAGGCCTCCCCTCTCCTTGTGGTCCTTTTTCTGGGCCTGAGAGTGTTTACTGGTTCTTTCTGAATGGTAGTTATGCTGGGTTTTAAATGATGTTTCCTTACTTTCAGATTGATTTTGTAGCCCATGATGACATCCCTTACTCTTCTGCTGGGAGTGATGATGTTTATAAGCACATCAAGGAAGCAGGTGAGTAAGTTGATGTGCATCCTCATTTTATGGAGTCTTAGGGGCAGTGACAGAGATTCAGCCACATCACTACTTTACAGCGGAAAATTTATACAATGAGAACTTTTAACATCCAGTTTCAGGTCACACTTTGGTTAAGAGGTTAAGGTGAGCATAGCATCATATCCATCAATTCTCAGTCTAAACATCTACTTTTGATATCTCTCTTAATTTCAGGaaaccctcctccagccccatatttttcttaatattaggGCCTTTCCTTACTCCTAACCTTTGATTCAGTGTTCCTTCTGTATGTCAGTATCTCCAGACTTTACTTAGCAATAGCAGACTCTGCTTtatgaggaaagaagaggaatgtGGCTCCGGTTTCCATCTAGTCCTACTGCCTGAGCTAATCAGAATGCCACAGTGTTTGTATGTGTTCTTGGGTTAGGCATGTTTGCTCCAACACAGAGGACAGAAGGTATCTCCACATCAGACATCATCACCCGAATTGTCCGCGACTATGATGTGTATGCCAGACGGAACCTACAGAGGGGCTACACGGCAAAGGAACTCAACGTCAGCTTTATCAATGTGAGTTCCAAACCTCATCCTAGAGTTCCCTGGCCCTATAGGGCATGTTGTCTCTCACTTCATCTAAGTTAAACTTGCTTTTCAGTCTGCTGTTATTATCACCTCCAAAAGCTCAGTGGATACCTCTTTGCACATAACGCTATGCCAAGCTCTTTACAAAGAGCATATGGATGTATCTAGAGGTATTTTCTGCCTTTATGAGCTAGTATCAACACGTCGATATAAGGACATACagccaattaaataaataagaacgtgGAACTTACAAAGTACAGTACttatatcaaatatatttaaaacagtggttcttaacctttgTTCTTTTTGACTGGATGGTCTTTGCAATCTGATGAAAGCTGTGGATCCTCTCCCTGTGTGCATAGTAACACACAACATTTTGCATGCAATTTCTCAAGGCACATGAacctaacttttaaaatttgatttatgaAAGCAAGTTTATCTTAGCTTAATACTGCCCTTTGGAAACAAACTGCTAtacattttgtatataaattatacctcaataaagttgatttaaaaagaagaaagctgcTAACTGTATCTTCTACATAAGTAGTTTACCATGCTCCCTCACTTGCTCCCAGCTCTGTGAATTATGAATAGGTGAAATGGTTTCATTTAAATATGATTTATCTATTCAGGTAAACCCTAGCTATTGTTAACAATCTAGCTGTTGTTATACTGCAGAATCTATCTTTAGATGTTTAAAAATCCTAAACATAttcaccttccccttcccctttatGATCTGGAAATGAGAATAGTTTTCATTTGGCTAaagactcctcccctcccctccctttgggAGGGTTCATACCATTTTCCCTTATCTTTAGGGAAGCCTGTAGGACCAAAGAGTATCATCCTTATTTTGCAAATGAGCAAACAGAcctccaaatattaaaaaataaaaaaaactcctCTATAATCATAGAATAGGCCACTGATGGAGGAAAAGAAATTCAGTACAATAGATGAATTACTTAAGTAAAAGGTCCACTATTTCCTTTTTCAACCTGTTACAGTTGGCTTATTGTTGGCAATATTGTGCAGTGATCTTGTTGCTCTCTCCCTATACATCTCCATCTAGAATGGGGTTTGGGTTTTGTTGGGCATGTTTATCTTCCAAGTTTATGTTTCATCTTACAAAAATCTGACTTCGTTTGGTATGTGCCTGTCTGTTACTGGTCTTACACTACACATTTAGTTTAGTCCTGGGCTCTACAATCTTAGAATTATTACACTCTTGTATAAGATGACCATGCAGAGCATATCTTATCTGTTATTATGCTAGAGAAGTATGGGATAGATTAAAGTGAAGTTCTCAAGACTGAAAGGAGTGTCAGTAGAGTGCCAAATCAAGTCTTTTCCTTCCCCTTAGTATGGAAGGTCAGAATGAGTATTATTTCTCAGAGCAGTTATTTCTTTATCCAGGAGAAGAAATACCACTTGCAGGAGCGAGTTGACAAagtaaagaagaaagtgaaagatgTGGAGGAAAAGTCAAAAGAATTCGTTCAGAAGGTAGAAGAAAAAAGCATTGACCTCATTCAGAAATGGGAGGAGAAATCCCGAGAATTCATTGGAAGTTTCCTGGAAATGTTTGGTCCAGAAGGAGCGCTGGTATGTTCTTTCTTGCTGGACAATTTAGGGAAATTCAGGAAAATCTAGGGAATTCTCATGCTGTGAAAGAAATTATAGAATCCTTGAGCACAAAGGGACATTGACATTAAGAAGTTATCTAACCTGTTCCCCTTGTTGGGCAGACCTATATTTCCACTATCtccagaaagttttaaaaaatctgtacagAAAAATGTTATACATTCTCCTAAATAATTTTGCCAGCTCTCTATCAACCTCCAAATATGGTGACAAGATAAGTGAGTAGCCTTGCCCAGCTTGCTTCTACATTATAGTTTTaggtggaagggaaggaaagagcaaAGAGCAGTAAAAAGAAAGCTGCCTGCACTACACACAGCTGCTGCAGGACCGTTGGGTCCGGTGGGAGTTCTGTCCTTGAGGAGTAGCAAGGTCTTTTCGAGCCAAATAAAAGGTGCCTGTGTAGCTATGAGCAAATGAGCCCTAGGATATCAGGAACGATCTGACTGTGAGGCTGTTTGGATGCCAGAATAGATTATTCTGGGAGCGTATGGAATTTTCTCTTCAGAGAACTCCAAAACTAGGATAGGTACCCTTTTGTCTGAgttaattcctttgtttttgcctACAGCCTAGACTACAGACCCAAGTAGCCTTTTAAGAATTCCTTTGACGTAGAGGTCAAGGACTGGGTGACAGTGGATAGCAGGTGGGAACCCTTAGATACATAGTATAGCATAGACCACTTTGGAGAGGAAATTGCTTAGGATTATAGCTATGTTCCTCCTCCGGCTTACTTGATCACTTTTGACATTACAGAGGGCACTCATGATAATTTGAAGTCTCATATCCTCCAGTGGTGCTTTAGTAGGATCCATAGGTTTCTTCTAACTCTTTCTTTTGGTCTCCCCAGAAACATATGCTGAAAGAGGGGAAAGGCCGGATGCTGCAGGCCATCAGTCCAAGGCAGAGTCCCAGCAGCAGTCCCACTCGTGAAcgctccccctctccctctttccgGTGGCCCTTCTCTGGCAAGACTTCCCCGCCTTCCTCCCCAGCAAACCTCTCCAGACACAAGTCTGCAGCCTATGATATCAGTGAGGATGAAGAAGACTAAGTTttcatctctcctttcctctcccctccctctgtcccatcACCTTCAGAAGCTCTCTGTTGAATTCTGAATTGTGATCCCAACACTAAACCTAAGGACAGCTACAAAGGAAAGACAATTGGGGCAAGAGTACTTAGGATGGGGGGACCAGACAGCCTATCCTCTGAGAGACgtcacccacccccaccaagaAAGAGGCTAACTACATCTTAGAAGCCTGTTCGGCATCCATATACCTTCCCCATGGACTTTGCTTTACTGTTTATGTTCATGTGATCTTGACAGggaaattgtcatttttattaatttttaaaaaattagtctttCAAATGTAGTAAATAGAACTAACTTTTTGCCCCCAAGGAGTGGGCAGAAGGAAGCGGTGTAATACCCAGAGGCCTTTTCTTCCTGATACACTATAGTATTTGCCTTCTGTTCTGAGGCAAACTGTTTTGCCAAGTCTTTCAGGCAGTGAGCCATGCTGATGGGTGATTTGGAAGGGAAATATCATAATTttggtttcctttaaaaaaagctAAAAGCTGAGTAACAGTCACAAATCCCCTAAGTGTACTGCTGGCACATGTGTCAATGTGGCTATGGGAAGAAGGAGATCTGAGTCTAACTTTTCTTGCTCCCTGAGGAGTTTCTTGTTGGACCCAATGGGGTCCATGAAGACACGGATGGGGATGGAACCAGACCACATGGCATCTGCTGCGGTTTTTCTGCTGTGTTCATCTTCTCAGAAAACTCTGTTGCCCAGTTATTTGGGAGCTCTTGTCAATCTCTTTCCTGTAATCTACCTTtaaagggaggaacacttccaggTTTAGTCTGATTGAGGAGGGGAGTGGGACAATACTCAATCTTATGCAAAGTCAGTTTTGATTAATTTTCTTCCTGAGAGTAAGTCCCTGGCCCTGTGACTCCTATTTTAATACTTATTACCTAGCTTTTTACAAAGGATACTTTGTAAATGTCTGCAGTTTGAACATGATCTGTTAATCCATGTTGCTCATAGCCATATCGAATATTCAGAGAGATTTGCACAGAACATAGGCGCAAAAGCATAAGGAAACACACCCCTTTTTAAAGCCTCTTCTTGACCTCTTCCCCTCTTAAGAGTGTCCTTGACTGGAACCAGTGCTCCATGAGGTGTTTATTTTCCCCTGAGAGTTGGCAGCTGGCAGGGACTCCCGTCTGCTGCCCTTCCAGCAATTCACCGAGCAAGGGCTCACTTTACAAGAGTGTGGTAGgttccctccctctcactctgCCTGGTTCCACCTCCCCTGGTATGTTGCCCAGGGGATTCACTACTTAAATTTCACGTCAGAGAATGCTGAAGCTTAACACTTGCTGTTGAGCATAAGCTCCTTTTAAACCTCTAGCATCCTACAGTACATGACCTAGCAGATCGTCATCTATCATAATCCTGTAGCTGGGTTCAGGGCGAAAAATTGCTTATGTCCAGGCATCATCCCATCACTCATAAATACCCCTTGTGGGGGTGGAGTTTTAGTGTTTTCAGCTAAGAAAACCACATCATATCTTTCCTTGCCCCTCTGCTAGGGCTGTGAGCATCTCATAGTCCCCTCCCTAAACACCTTCTGTTAAACCTTGCTCTTCTGCCTGAGGGTCGGTGGCTAGAATCACTGCCTGCCTGCACAGCAGGACTATCTAGGTCCTCAGATCATCCAGAGAGGCAGAGCACAGCAGAGTAGAGGGACAAAGAGGGGGAAACCTCTTGTCCTGATGGCCTATGAAAATTACATTTCTAACTCTTCTCATGAAGTGCTATTTTTACTATCAAATCTGGTTTACACAAGCTTTGGCTTGGAATCCTTTTTTTGGAACAGTTGAAGTTAATGTTTTCCTACATTACTCAGCTTGATATGATCACATATTTTAACTTGCTGCTCCAGTCTTGCCTCTTTGGGAATTCTGCCCATTTCTGTCAATAGAAAAGCGTGAAATCACCACTGAAGCCCACTTACATGTTCTCTCAAAGTACACATGTTATCCAAGTGTATTTGGAAAAGGAGGTGCGCAGAGTGTGATTTTCCTCCCTGCAGTCACTCTTCTCACGTGTATTGTCTGGGTCCCAAATTTTTGGTCCTCCTCCTCCGCTCTGTAAATGGGCTGCTTTTGGCATATCCTGCCCTTGGAATATGACCTCTAGGCTGACAAGCTCCATGAGACTGCTAGCACCAGCATGTGCACGTGTTCTTGGAAAACTCTCACCCCTTTTGGTGAACCTCTGTGGCCTCAGTCTCCTAACACGAGtatatcttcaaataattttgaCTGAATGCAAAAAATATTATGGTGTGGCATGCTAGATACTTTGGGATAAATGTGATCCTACATGCTGGacaagggtgggtgggtggaagaAGCTATTGGGATGATGCATTGTTTGATGATTTGTGCCTAATTAAATGAGGTTAGAGGTTCACATTCCACAACCATGCATGTGATCTGTAAAtctttaaatattattgttaatattaacttctaacattaattttaatattaattagcTGTTTCCCTGAATCCCACACACAAAGCTGTCAGCCTGAATAGACCAAATGTGGCAGAAATGGGAGAGCCTTAAAAGTTGGTTGgcctccagtggttaagaatccgcctgccaatgcaggggacacaggttcgatccctggtccaggaagatcacacatgctgcagagcaactaagcccatgcaccacaactactgagcctgtgctctagagcctgcgagccacaactactgagcccacgcgccacaactactgaaacccgcgtgctctagggcccgcatgctgcaactactgagcccacgtgccgcaactactgaagcccgcacgcctagagcccgtgctct
This genomic interval carries:
- the PCYT1A gene encoding choline-phosphate cytidylyltransferase A: MDAQNSAKVNMRKRRKEIPGPNGAAEDDGIPSKMPRCAIGLRQPAPFSDEIEVDFSKPYVRVTMEEASRGTPCERPVRVYADGIFDLFHSGHARALMQAKNLFPNTYLIVGVCSDELTHNFKGFTVMNETERYDAVQHCRYVDEVVRNAPWTLTPEFLAEHRIDFVAHDDIPYSSAGSDDVYKHIKEAGMFAPTQRTEGISTSDIITRIVRDYDVYARRNLQRGYTAKELNVSFINEKKYHLQERVDKVKKKVKDVEEKSKEFVQKVEEKSIDLIQKWEEKSREFIGSFLEMFGPEGALKHMLKEGKGRMLQAISPRQSPSSSPTRERSPSPSFRWPFSGKTSPPSSPANLSRHKSAAYDISEDEED